A region from the Hydrogenimonas sp. genome encodes:
- a CDS encoding phosphoribosylamine--glycine ligase: MRVMVVGSGGREYAIGRALHKDGSVEKIYFAPGNGATPQLGENVEISGYEELADYVEKEGIDLTIVGPEAPLVGGIVDVFKARGLKIFGPSKAAAQLEGSKIFMKNFLARHNIPTAKYIETDSTEEAFRFIESLKPPIVVKADGLCAGKGVIIARTYDDAKRAASEMLSGKSFGDAGTKIVVEEYLDGYELSLFAVCDGRDYVLLPAAQDHKRLLDNDEGPNTGGMGAYAPTPLIDDELYAKIEERIIRPTVEGMAAEGMPFEGVLFAGLMIVDGEPYTLEFNVRFGDPECEVLMPLLKTPAGELFDRAASGDLGGVNVEFIDKYAVGVVMASRNYPYKSSEPAEIIVDKIVHTELAESAHIDYAGVSLIDGKLMATGGRVLVCVGLGDTIREARDNAYMLCGQVHFAGKQCRSDIAYQALREA, encoded by the coding sequence ATGAGAGTCATGGTAGTCGGAAGCGGAGGCAGGGAGTATGCCATAGGGCGAGCCCTCCACAAAGACGGGAGTGTAGAGAAGATCTACTTCGCCCCGGGAAACGGCGCAACGCCGCAGCTCGGTGAAAATGTGGAGATAAGCGGGTACGAAGAGCTGGCGGATTATGTGGAAAAAGAGGGGATAGATCTGACTATAGTCGGTCCGGAGGCCCCCCTGGTCGGAGGCATCGTGGATGTTTTCAAAGCCAGGGGACTGAAGATCTTCGGCCCCTCCAAGGCGGCGGCGCAGCTCGAAGGTAGCAAAATATTCATGAAAAACTTTCTAGCCCGCCACAATATCCCGACAGCAAAATATATCGAAACGGATAGTACTGAGGAGGCTTTCAGGTTCATCGAGAGCCTGAAGCCGCCCATAGTCGTGAAAGCGGACGGTCTCTGTGCGGGGAAGGGTGTTATCATAGCCCGGACGTATGACGACGCCAAGAGAGCGGCATCGGAGATGCTGAGCGGCAAGTCGTTCGGCGATGCCGGAACGAAAATAGTGGTAGAGGAGTATCTCGACGGTTACGAACTATCGCTTTTTGCCGTCTGCGACGGCAGGGATTACGTACTTCTGCCCGCGGCGCAGGATCACAAGCGCCTTCTGGACAATGACGAAGGGCCGAATACGGGCGGCATGGGAGCGTATGCGCCTACTCCCCTGATAGACGATGAGCTATACGCGAAGATAGAAGAGAGGATCATACGGCCGACCGTCGAGGGGATGGCCGCCGAAGGTATGCCTTTTGAGGGAGTGCTTTTCGCCGGATTGATGATAGTCGACGGTGAACCGTATACTCTCGAGTTCAACGTCCGCTTCGGCGATCCTGAGTGTGAAGTGCTGATGCCTCTTTTGAAGACTCCGGCCGGGGAGCTTTTCGACAGGGCCGCATCGGGAGATCTGGGCGGAGTGAACGTGGAGTTTATCGACAAATATGCAGTCGGTGTAGTTATGGCCAGCAGGAACTATCCCTACAAAAGCAGCGAACCGGCCGAGATCATCGTAGACAAGATCGTCCATACGGAACTTGCCGAGAGCGCCCACATCGATTATGCCGGCGTCTCGCTCATCGACGGAAAACTTATGGCTACAGGCGGGCGTGTACTTGTATGTGTAGGGCTGGGGGATACGATAAGAGAGGCCAGGGACAACGCCTATATGCTCTGCGGCCAGGTCCATTTTGCCGGAAAACAGTGCCGCAGCGATATCGCCTATCAGGCACTGCGAGAAGCATAG
- a CDS encoding outer membrane protein Imp, required for envelope biogenesis / organic solvent tolerance protein precursor, giving the protein MHRLLSLLLLGAIMLFAAAEEKNIEILAASVERNGTVVTATGSVVVYYDKKILQADRARYDTNGSILELFGRVEVMDGLEFASLSDYVRLDLKSDESSFSNPFMADLQSELWMRGEKAKRIEKRIKLANAFVSSCDVTCPDWHMEFTSLDYNTSTKWVNIWNPVLYMKDTPLLYFPYLGFSTDKRRRSGLLRPYLGFSSRDGFFYIQPLYYAPDPQWDLEIDPQIRAARGKGVYATLRFVDTPRSRGKITTGYFVDNKSFVEEYNLRNSSHYGFQANYESPEVFVSPTGGNHDGLYVDVTYLKDPDYKNLQVFTTSELANSSQVQSRINYYFNTPDYYTGIYAKYFIDTSLASNKDTVQSIPVIQLHRYQNKLFGLDALHYSADYRMSSFFTAAGKHMQLQEINAPLIFYTNFFEGYLNLSVSENLYYSYIGYQNLPSDTPGSYYSFFRNYHKIDLYTDLARRIGERFHTLQFRLTYNRPSFSNEKGYIDPSISVLRSPNENLVASATNYLYDQDGKEFLYYRISQPVLYEKSDHKYGDIEHEFRIKFPKGYEFYTDIFYSYYMKSLSGATSHIKYRQPGYDIMLTHFFKVVQNERRSDFFTVSGVYRSEAGNDWIAKISYDNLDQKIRRWEAGVHFFRHCWDLNLGIKDEKRPILTSAGAESIDNLVLYFQINLVPLGGFEQRFEQEF; this is encoded by the coding sequence ATGCATAGACTTCTCTCTCTTCTTCTGCTGGGAGCGATTATGCTCTTCGCGGCTGCCGAGGAGAAAAATATAGAGATTCTGGCCGCTTCGGTCGAGAGAAACGGAACGGTTGTCACCGCTACCGGAAGTGTCGTGGTCTACTACGATAAAAAGATTCTGCAGGCGGATAGAGCCAGATACGATACAAACGGCTCCATACTGGAGCTTTTCGGCAGGGTCGAGGTGATGGACGGGCTCGAGTTTGCATCTTTGAGCGACTATGTCCGACTCGACCTGAAGAGTGATGAGAGCAGTTTTTCCAACCCGTTCATGGCCGATCTGCAGTCTGAACTGTGGATGCGCGGCGAAAAGGCGAAAAGGATTGAGAAGAGGATAAAGCTCGCGAACGCTTTCGTCTCAAGTTGCGATGTAACATGTCCAGACTGGCATATGGAGTTTACCTCTCTGGATTACAATACCAGTACAAAATGGGTCAATATATGGAATCCGGTTCTATATATGAAAGATACCCCGCTTCTATATTTTCCCTATCTGGGCTTTTCTACCGACAAGAGGCGCAGAAGCGGGCTCCTGCGACCATATCTGGGCTTTTCTTCAAGAGACGGCTTCTTTTATATACAGCCTCTATATTATGCCCCCGATCCGCAGTGGGATCTGGAGATAGATCCGCAGATCAGAGCCGCCAGGGGAAAAGGAGTGTATGCGACATTGAGGTTTGTTGATACTCCCCGCTCCCGCGGAAAGATAACTACCGGGTACTTTGTCGATAACAAGAGTTTCGTAGAAGAGTATAACCTGCGCAACAGTTCACACTATGGATTTCAGGCCAATTACGAGTCGCCGGAAGTGTTTGTTTCGCCCACAGGCGGCAATCATGACGGGCTCTATGTAGATGTCACATATCTCAAAGATCCGGATTACAAAAATCTTCAGGTATTTACCACTTCCGAACTGGCAAACAGCTCTCAGGTGCAGTCGAGAATAAACTACTACTTCAACACGCCGGACTACTATACCGGTATATATGCCAAATATTTTATCGATACCTCTCTTGCATCCAATAAGGATACGGTACAGAGTATTCCTGTTATCCAACTTCACAGATACCAGAACAAACTTTTCGGGCTGGATGCTCTGCACTACTCCGCCGACTACAGGATGAGCAGTTTTTTCACCGCAGCCGGAAAACATATGCAGCTTCAGGAGATCAATGCCCCGCTGATCTTCTATACGAACTTTTTCGAAGGCTATCTGAACCTCTCCGTTTCGGAAAATCTATACTACTCCTATATCGGCTATCAGAACCTGCCTTCAGATACTCCGGGCAGCTACTACTCGTTTTTCAGAAACTATCATAAAATAGATCTCTATACCGATCTGGCGAGGAGGATCGGCGAACGATTTCACACCCTCCAGTTTCGTCTCACCTACAACAGGCCCAGTTTCAGCAACGAAAAGGGTTATATCGACCCGAGCATATCGGTGCTGCGCTCTCCAAACGAGAATTTGGTTGCAAGCGCCACCAACTATCTTTACGACCAAGACGGAAAAGAGTTTCTATACTATCGTATTTCGCAGCCTGTACTCTATGAGAAGAGTGACCACAAGTATGGAGATATAGAACATGAATTCCGAATAAAGTTTCCAAAAGGTTATGAATTTTATACAGATATCTTTTACTCCTACTATATGAAATCGCTCTCAGGTGCCACTTCCCATATCAAATACAGGCAGCCCGGCTATGATATAATGTTGACCCATTTCTTCAAGGTTGTGCAGAACGAGAGACGTTCGGACTTTTTTACCGTTTCGGGAGTTTACAGAAGTGAAGCCGGAAACGACTGGATTGCGAAGATCTCTTACGACAATCTCGATCAGAAGATTAGAAGATGGGAAGCGGGAGTGCACTTCTTCAGGCACTGTTGGGATCTGAATTTGGGCATAAAAGATGAGAAGAGACCGATTCTTACCTCAGCAGGTGCAGAGTCGATTGACAACCTGGTTCTCTATTTTCAGATAAATCTTGTTCCGCTGGGCGGCTTCGAACAGAGATTCGAACAGGAGTTTTAA
- a CDS encoding heat shock protein DnaJ-like, giving the protein MSRAYEEVHEALEVLGLPTHVSLKDITRRYRYLAAKKHPDAGGESEEMARINEAYDLLKRYIENYRFSFSEEEIAKQFPQETHAKRFRF; this is encoded by the coding sequence ATGAGCCGTGCTTACGAAGAGGTGCATGAAGCGCTCGAGGTGCTCGGGCTTCCGACGCATGTCAGCCTGAAGGATATTACACGAAGATACAGGTACCTGGCGGCAAAAAAGCATCCGGATGCGGGTGGGGAGAGTGAAGAGATGGCGCGCATAAACGAGGCTTACGACCTGCTGAAGCGTTATATAGAAAACTACCGCTTCTCTTTCAGTGAAGAGGAGATAGCCAAGCAGTTTCCGCAGGAGACTCACGCCAAACGGTTTAGATTTTAA